Proteins from a single region of Nitrososphaerota archaeon:
- a CDS encoding AAA family ATPase produces the protein MSRSVREVSQERPSHLTTVKEIILENFMSYEYARIPLREGLNLIVGPNGAGKSSVLLAISVAFGQAYTERSRKLSDLIRRGKDIARVSLIFDNSPKSGQRPIPYSKSDTFMLSRYLRRDGSYWFEADYKEIDKSEVVRLLREFGINPDNLLIIMHQGMIEELGAVAPQERLRMVEEAVGFSEYRQRIVLAEQELSGLVGEESSLLQLIDNANQALEYWKQVYDRYQEKRGLLEHRDLLSKELLWSSETKLAKALQGAEEKILSKTRALEDLKSQQAEVAGDAEETHQTLLDKQVELRKLYYALVRAESEKAKDESARDTYRSIKEDLTGLSSAIDEVLIVPSNKGTKRLKELADYIGEKGRTAEEDAQRRKGELDREVSSLQPEITRTEELIGRTIESFVSFRVKAEVLSYRIRVMESDLRDLERSAKEYREELGKLAPDLEKAGTRMETSRQPYEVSEELKLVSAHIQKMQDVPDDAEKIYNDYSGNIEELKVKLAKLQENKKVMLSELESRKDVWKRAIEDLVEAVDPSYQAVLSAADASGFIKFEQADAIEEAGLDLYVGFRGGAPTTLDPFTQSGGERSVALMAFILSLQARIVSPLRAMDEFDIHMDPRNREAMFKMILSQMKQREASQYIVITPSILTVFDRSAHVITVQAVHGSSEVKELK, from the coding sequence TTGTCGCGAAGCGTAAGAGAAGTCTCCCAGGAGAGGCCTTCGCACCTCACGACGGTCAAGGAGATAATCCTGGAGAACTTCATGAGTTATGAGTACGCCCGTATACCACTCCGCGAAGGGCTCAACCTCATCGTAGGCCCTAACGGGGCGGGGAAGTCCTCGGTCCTACTCGCGATATCTGTGGCATTCGGCCAGGCGTACACCGAGCGCTCTAGGAAGCTCTCAGACCTCATCAGGAGGGGGAAAGACATAGCCAGGGTATCCCTCATCTTTGACAACTCACCCAAGAGCGGCCAACGCCCGATTCCTTACTCGAAGTCAGACACGTTCATGCTGAGCAGGTACCTCAGGCGGGACGGGTCATACTGGTTCGAAGCCGACTACAAGGAAATCGACAAGAGTGAGGTCGTCAGACTGTTGAGAGAGTTCGGTATCAATCCCGACAACCTCCTCATCATAATGCACCAGGGTATGATTGAGGAGCTGGGGGCCGTCGCGCCCCAGGAGCGGCTGAGGATGGTGGAGGAGGCGGTGGGGTTCTCAGAATACAGGCAGAGGATAGTCCTTGCCGAGCAGGAACTGAGCGGGCTGGTGGGGGAAGAGAGCTCTCTGTTGCAGCTCATCGACAACGCCAACCAGGCGCTCGAATACTGGAAGCAGGTGTACGACCGCTATCAGGAGAAGAGGGGACTACTGGAGCACAGAGACCTCCTCAGCAAGGAGCTGCTCTGGAGCTCAGAGACCAAGTTGGCGAAGGCCCTGCAGGGAGCGGAGGAGAAGATCCTTTCCAAGACGAGGGCCCTCGAGGACCTGAAGTCGCAGCAGGCGGAGGTGGCCGGGGACGCCGAGGAGACACACCAGACCCTTCTGGACAAGCAGGTCGAACTCAGGAAGCTGTACTATGCCCTTGTGAGGGCGGAGTCGGAGAAAGCGAAAGACGAATCGGCACGGGACACCTACCGCTCGATCAAGGAAGACCTCACGGGTCTCTCCAGCGCCATAGATGAGGTGCTCATTGTCCCTTCAAACAAAGGGACAAAGAGGCTCAAGGAGCTGGCAGACTACATCGGGGAAAAGGGGCGGACGGCTGAGGAGGACGCCCAGCGCCGGAAGGGGGAGTTGGACAGAGAGGTCTCTTCGCTGCAGCCGGAGATAACTAGGACAGAAGAGCTAATCGGGCGGACCATCGAGAGCTTCGTCTCGTTCAGAGTGAAAGCCGAAGTCCTGTCGTACAGGATAAGGGTGATGGAGTCTGACCTCCGCGACCTCGAGCGGAGCGCGAAGGAGTACAGGGAGGAGCTCGGCAAGCTAGCCCCAGACCTAGAGAAGGCAGGAACAAGGATGGAGACCTCGCGGCAGCCATACGAGGTCTCTGAAGAGCTAAAGCTGGTCTCGGCCCACATCCAAAAGATGCAAGACGTCCCAGACGACGCGGAGAAGATCTACAACGACTACTCCGGGAACATAGAAGAGCTGAAGGTCAAGCTGGCTAAGCTGCAGGAGAACAAGAAGGTCATGCTTTCCGAGCTCGAGTCGAGGAAGGACGTCTGGAAGAGGGCCATAGAGGACCTGGTGGAGGCCGTAGACCCGTCATACCAGGCGGTCCTGTCGGCCGCGGACGCCAGCGGCTTCATAAAGTTCGAACAGGCGGACGCTATAGAAGAGGCCGGCCTGGACCTGTATGTGGGGTTCCGAGGAGGCGCGCCCACGACTCTTGACCCTTTCACCCAGAGCGGTGGCGAGAGGTCCGTGGCCCTGATGGCATTCATACTTTCGCTGCAGGCTAGGATAGTCTCGCCCCTGCGGGCCATGGACGAGTTCGACATCCACATGGACCCCAGGAACAGGGAGGCCATGTTCAAGATGATACTCTCCCAGATGAAACAGAGGGAAGCCTCCCAGTACATAGTGATTACCCCATCCATCCTCACAGTCTTCGACAGGAGCGCTCACGTGATCACGGTCCAAGCGGTCCACGGATCGTCAGAGGTCAAGGAGCTGAAGTGA